The Gracilibacillus caseinilyticus genome segment CATCATTGCTTCCTTATGCTGTTCTAATTGCAGAAATTCCAGTTGCTTATGCTGGAGCAAATGATCAATTTTTTTCACTTCCACATATTGCACAGTTACTTGCTCTTGTTGTTGATTCATTTGCTTTCTCGCCTGATCCACTTTACGTTGTACCGATAAAATGGTAGGGGCTAGAAAATCCAAGTATTGCTGATAGGATTGTAACTGATCAATTTGAGTTCGATCTGAGAGCGACGCCACGTATTGTGCTTCGATTCTTTCTTTCTTTTGTAATAATTCATATAAGAGCTCTGCTTGCTTTTCGAAAGTGGCGACAACCTCCTGTAATTTCATCTGGGCTTCCTGTTTCTCGTTTTCTCTCAACATTTTTATCTTTTCGTAACCGACAAGTTGTTTCATTAGGATTGGCTCCTTCTGGCAATTTCCTCTAATTGCGTAATCGCAGTCTTATCATCACATTTGTCATCCATATCCTGTTTTAAGATGTTTAAAATGCTTGGCTGCAACTGAATCGCTTGATCGACAACAGGGTTAGAGCCTCTTTTATAAGCACCAATCTGTATTAGCTCTTCATTGTCTTCATACCTCGCAAGGAGAGTACGGATTTTTTGGATTACGTCAAGCCGTTCTTTGGAAATAATTTGCGGCATCACTCTGCTGACGGACTTCAGTACATTAATCGCAGGGAATTGACCTTTTTCTGCAAGACTGCGATCTAGTATAAAGTGGCCGTCTAAAATCCCTCTCGTCGTATCTGCAATTGGTTCATTAAAATCATCGCCGTCTACCAGTACAGTATAAAAAGCGGTGATAGATCCATTCATACTCGTCCCTGTGCGTTCCAATAATGAAGGTAACATCGCAAAAACTGATGGCGTATATCCTTTTGTTGTCGGCGGCTCACCGATTGCCAGTCCAATTTCCCGCTGAGCCATGGCTACCCTTGTTACCGAATCCATCATTAAGTTCACTTCATAGCCTAAATCGCGAAAATACTCACTAATGGCTGTTGCAGTATACGCCCCTTTAATTCTCATTAGTGCTGATTGATCAGAGGTGGCCACTACTACTATCGATTTTTTTAAGCCTTCAGGACCTAAATCTCGTTCGATAAATTCTTTCACTTCTCGTCCACGTTCTCCGATAAGCGCAATCACATTTATATCGGCACTACTGTTACGGGCGATCATGCCGAGCAATGTACTCTTGCCAACACCGCTTCCTGCGAATATCCCGACACGTTGCCCTTTGCCGACAGTTAACATAGCATCAATTGCCTTGACACCTATTTGCAAAGGAGCTTGAATTCTTGGTCGTTGTAATGGATTAGGTGGTGCTTGCTCCGTTGGAAATAATTTCAATCCTTTAGGCAGATGTGAACCATCTAGCATTTTCCCGGTAGAATCTAGTACTTTTCCAATCAGCCCTCTGCCTATTTTAATTTGCAATGCATTTTTCGTGGCTTCTACTAAACAGCCTGAACCGATATTATGAAGTGATGAATAAGGCATTAGTAAAACTTTCTCATTATAAAACCCAATGACCTCTGCCATGATTTTTTCATCTTTTTTCTTCGTATGGATATAACACACTTCTCCGATTCTTGCTTCTGGACCTTTCGATTCGATGAGCAGTCCAATCACACGATCGACTTTTCCATATCTCTTATACGGATCCAAATGTTGAATTTCATCCAATATCATTTGTGTATTCACGTGTGATCTCCTCCACAACATACGAAAGCTGGTTTCTTATTTCTTCCAGTTGAGTATCTACCGAAGCGTCTATTTTGCCAAAAGGCGTCTCAATCATGATTTGTTCTCCATCCAAGATAGAAGATGGATAAATCATGAACTCGATATCTTTGATCAAAATCGCGCTTAATTCTTCTTTGTATTCCTGAATAACAGGGTAATATTGAGCAGAAACAAACAATGTCACAGAAGGATGTTCTTTGACCTGATTCATTAACGATTTTGCTAGTCCGACGAATTTTGAATGATCTTCATCCAGTG includes the following:
- the fliJ gene encoding flagellar export protein FliJ, producing MKQLVGYEKIKMLRENEKQEAQMKLQEVVATFEKQAELLYELLQKKERIEAQYVASLSDRTQIDQLQSYQQYLDFLAPTILSVQRKVDQARKQMNQQQEQVTVQYVEVKKIDHLLQHKQLEFLQLEQHKEAMMMDEISIRQYTDSRGR
- the fliI gene encoding flagellar protein export ATPase FliI produces the protein MNTQMILDEIQHLDPYKRYGKVDRVIGLLIESKGPEARIGEVCYIHTKKKDEKIMAEVIGFYNEKVLLMPYSSLHNIGSGCLVEATKNALQIKIGRGLIGKVLDSTGKMLDGSHLPKGLKLFPTEQAPPNPLQRPRIQAPLQIGVKAIDAMLTVGKGQRVGIFAGSGVGKSTLLGMIARNSSADINVIALIGERGREVKEFIERDLGPEGLKKSIVVVATSDQSALMRIKGAYTATAISEYFRDLGYEVNLMMDSVTRVAMAQREIGLAIGEPPTTKGYTPSVFAMLPSLLERTGTSMNGSITAFYTVLVDGDDFNEPIADTTRGILDGHFILDRSLAEKGQFPAINVLKSVSRVMPQIISKERLDVIQKIRTLLARYEDNEELIQIGAYKRGSNPVVDQAIQLQPSILNILKQDMDDKCDDKTAITQLEEIARRSQS